The following are encoded together in the Mammaliicoccus vitulinus genome:
- a CDS encoding rhodanese-like domain-containing protein, with the protein MKEITVTELASKITSNNPINIVDVREDYEVALGMIPGAKHIPMGEIPNELNHFDKNETYYVVCAGGVRSANVVDYLNDHDIDAVNIEGGMNEWGDDGLENKRV; encoded by the coding sequence ATGAAAGAAATTACAGTAACAGAATTAGCGAGCAAAATAACATCTAATAATCCAATAAACATTGTTGATGTGCGAGAAGATTATGAAGTAGCATTAGGTATGATTCCAGGTGCGAAACATATACCGATGGGCGAAATACCAAATGAATTAAACCATTTTGATAAGAACGAAACATACTACGTTGTATGTGCAGGTGGTGTTAGAAGCGCTAATGTTGTTGATTATTTAAACGACCATGATATTGATGCTGTTAATATAGAAGGCGGCATGAATGAGTGGGGCGATGACGGTTTAGAAAATAAAAGAGTTTAA
- a CDS encoding NAD(P)/FAD-dependent oxidoreductase produces the protein MYHTIIIGAGPSGLMAAYSASAQGNSVLLIEKKKGLGRKLRISGGGRCNVTNRLPYEEIIKNIPGNGKFLYSPFSTFDNESIIQFFESREVKLKEEDHGRMFPVSNRAQDVVEALVNAIKENGVEIRQETTVSSIESENQQITGVTLQDGTFIPSRTVIIASGGCSVPHTGSTGDGYKFAEHIGHSITDLFPTEVPIKSSEPFIKNKTLQGLSLQNIGLSVLKKNGKPRITHHMDMLFTHFGVSGPAALRCSQFIYKEQQSQKKNEIQMSIDAFPEISAHELEQQIVKKLKDEPNKAIKNALKGLVQERYLHFILEQSEVDIDVTYHHLSQQAIKTFVQNLKAFTFTVNGTLPIDKAFVTGGGVNIKEIEPHTMQSKICSGLFFSGEVLDIHGYTGGYNITSALVTGYVAGYNASIYE, from the coding sequence ATGTATCATACAATAATAATTGGCGCTGGACCTAGTGGTTTAATGGCTGCTTATAGTGCAAGTGCTCAAGGGAACAGCGTTTTATTAATCGAAAAGAAAAAAGGACTAGGTCGTAAACTTCGTATTTCAGGTGGCGGTAGATGTAATGTTACAAACCGTTTACCTTATGAAGAAATTATAAAAAACATTCCCGGAAATGGAAAGTTTCTATATAGCCCTTTCTCAACTTTTGACAATGAATCTATCATACAATTTTTTGAGTCTCGTGAAGTAAAGTTAAAAGAAGAGGATCATGGTCGTATGTTTCCCGTATCTAACCGTGCACAAGACGTTGTCGAAGCGCTTGTGAATGCCATTAAAGAAAATGGTGTAGAAATACGTCAAGAGACTACCGTATCATCAATAGAAAGTGAAAATCAACAAATTACAGGTGTGACATTACAAGATGGAACGTTTATCCCCTCACGCACTGTCATTATTGCATCAGGTGGATGTAGCGTACCACATACAGGTTCTACAGGTGATGGTTATAAATTCGCAGAACATATTGGACATTCAATAACTGATCTTTTCCCAACAGAAGTCCCTATAAAATCTAGTGAACCCTTCATCAAAAACAAAACATTACAAGGACTAAGCCTGCAAAATATAGGACTTTCTGTTTTAAAGAAAAATGGCAAACCTAGAATCACACATCACATGGATATGTTGTTTACACACTTTGGTGTTTCAGGGCCAGCAGCTTTGAGATGTAGTCAATTTATTTACAAAGAACAACAATCACAAAAGAAAAATGAAATACAGATGTCTATCGATGCTTTTCCAGAAATAAGTGCACACGAGTTAGAGCAACAAATCGTAAAAAAATTAAAAGATGAGCCTAATAAAGCAATAAAGAATGCTTTAAAAGGTCTCGTTCAAGAAAGATATTTACACTTTATATTAGAACAGTCTGAAGTAGACATAGATGTGACATATCATCATTTATCACAGCAAGCCATCAAAACGTTTGTACAAAATCTTAAAGCATTTACATTTACTGTTAACGGAACTTTACCTATTGATAAAGCATTTGTAACAGGTGGTGGCGTAAATATTAAAGAAATAGAACCTCATACGATGCAATCTAAAATATGTTCTGGGTTGTTTTTCTCTGGAGAAGTTTTAGATATTCATGGGTATACAGGTGGATATAATATAACGAGCGCATTAGTCACGGGTTATGTAGCAGGATATAATGCTTCAATATATGAATAA
- the leuS gene encoding leucine--tRNA ligase produces MNYNHQEIEKKWQGFWEENKTFKADDNVGQKKFYALDMFPYPSGSGLHVGHPEGYTATDIVSRYKRMQGYNVLHPMGWDAFGLPAEQYAIDTGNDPKEFTAKNIATFKRQIQELGFSYDWDREVNTTDPEYYKWTQWIFIQLYNKGLAYVDEVAVNWCPALGTVLSNEEIVDGVSERGGHPVVRKPMRQWVLKITEYADRLLEDLEDVDWPESIKDMQRNWIGRSEGAELTFNIDDTDLSFDVFTTRPDTIYGATFAVLSPEHPLVDQITSEDEKEVVEAYKLSASRKSDLERTDLAKDKSGVFTGAFTTNPFTGKKMPIWIADYVLISYGTGAVMAVPAHDERDAEFAEKFNLDIITVYNEDGKMIDSDVLNGLTKEEAVPKAIELLEEKGIGKKKVSYKLRDWLFSRQRYWGEPIPVIHWEDGTMTTVPEEELPLLLPETDQVKPSGTGESPLANIDEFINVVDPKTGMKGRRETNTMPQWAGSCWYYLRYIDPHNDEQLADPEKLKHWLPVDLYIGGVEHAVLHLLYSRFWHKVLYDIGVVPTKEPFQKLYNQGMILGEGNEKMSKSKGNVVNPDDIVRSHGADTLRLYEMFMGPLDAAIAWSENGLDGSRRFLDRIWRLLVSEDGNITSKVVEEATPELDKVYNQTVKKVTEDFDTLNFNTAISQMMVFINDCYKQDHINKSYVEGFLKMLSPIAPHISEELWQKLGHADTVTYEEWPVFDEALLVDNEVEIVIQVNGKLKDKVKISKDLTKDEMEAVALDNDKIKEAIEGKTIRKVIAVPQKLVNIVAN; encoded by the coding sequence ATGAATTATAATCATCAAGAAATTGAAAAAAAATGGCAAGGATTTTGGGAAGAAAATAAAACATTTAAAGCTGACGATAATGTTGGACAGAAAAAATTCTATGCATTAGATATGTTTCCTTATCCATCTGGATCTGGCTTACACGTAGGTCATCCAGAGGGTTATACAGCTACTGACATTGTTTCAAGATATAAAAGAATGCAAGGCTATAACGTACTTCACCCTATGGGCTGGGACGCATTCGGTTTGCCAGCAGAACAATATGCTATAGATACAGGGAATGATCCTAAAGAGTTTACAGCTAAAAATATTGCTACATTTAAACGCCAAATTCAAGAATTAGGTTTCTCTTATGATTGGGACCGTGAAGTAAACACTACAGATCCAGAATATTATAAATGGACACAATGGATTTTCATTCAATTATATAATAAAGGATTAGCTTATGTAGATGAAGTAGCAGTTAACTGGTGCCCAGCATTAGGAACTGTACTATCTAATGAAGAAATTGTTGACGGTGTTTCTGAACGTGGTGGACATCCAGTCGTGCGTAAACCTATGAGACAGTGGGTATTAAAAATTACAGAATACGCTGATCGTCTATTAGAAGACTTAGAAGATGTTGATTGGCCAGAATCTATTAAAGATATGCAAAGAAATTGGATTGGTAGATCAGAAGGTGCAGAATTAACATTTAATATTGATGATACTGATCTTTCATTTGATGTATTTACTACAAGACCTGATACAATATATGGCGCTACATTTGCCGTTCTTTCTCCAGAGCATCCTTTAGTAGATCAAATTACAAGTGAAGATGAAAAAGAAGTAGTAGAAGCATATAAACTTTCTGCATCTCGTAAATCTGATTTAGAAAGAACAGATTTAGCAAAAGATAAAAGTGGTGTGTTTACAGGTGCATTTACTACTAATCCATTCACTGGCAAGAAAATGCCTATTTGGATTGCAGATTATGTATTAATTAGTTATGGTACAGGTGCTGTAATGGCTGTTCCTGCTCACGATGAGAGGGATGCTGAGTTCGCTGAGAAATTCAATTTAGACATCATAACTGTTTATAATGAAGACGGTAAAATGATTGATTCAGACGTGCTTAATGGCTTAACTAAAGAAGAAGCGGTGCCAAAAGCAATTGAATTGTTAGAAGAAAAAGGTATCGGTAAGAAAAAAGTAAGTTATAAATTAAGAGATTGGTTATTTAGTAGACAGCGTTATTGGGGAGAACCAATTCCTGTAATACATTGGGAAGATGGTACGATGACAACTGTTCCAGAAGAAGAATTACCACTGTTACTTCCAGAAACAGATCAAGTAAAACCATCAGGTACTGGAGAGTCACCACTTGCTAATATTGATGAGTTTATTAATGTAGTCGACCCTAAAACAGGAATGAAAGGTCGCAGAGAAACAAATACGATGCCACAGTGGGCAGGTAGTTGTTGGTATTATTTAAGATATATTGATCCACATAACGATGAACAATTAGCAGATCCAGAAAAACTAAAACATTGGTTGCCAGTAGATTTATATATCGGTGGAGTTGAACATGCAGTTCTTCATTTATTATACTCAAGATTCTGGCATAAAGTGCTTTACGATATCGGCGTTGTACCAACAAAAGAACCATTCCAAAAATTATACAATCAAGGAATGATTCTTGGTGAAGGTAATGAAAAAATGAGTAAATCTAAAGGCAATGTTGTAAATCCAGATGATATTGTTCGTTCACATGGTGCAGATACATTACGTTTATACGAAATGTTTATGGGACCACTTGATGCAGCAATTGCTTGGAGTGAAAATGGATTAGATGGTTCACGTCGTTTCTTAGACCGAATTTGGCGTTTACTTGTTTCTGAAGACGGGAACATTACAAGTAAGGTCGTAGAAGAAGCGACACCAGAGTTAGATAAAGTTTATAACCAAACTGTTAAAAAAGTTACAGAAGACTTTGATACATTGAACTTTAATACAGCAATCAGTCAAATGATGGTATTTATAAATGACTGTTACAAACAAGATCATATAAACAAATCATATGTTGAAGGATTCTTGAAAATGTTATCACCAATTGCGCCACATATTTCTGAAGAATTATGGCAAAAATTAGGTCACGCTGACACAGTAACATATGAAGAATGGCCAGTATTTGACGAAGCGCTATTAGTAGATAACGAAGTAGAAATAGTTATTCAAGTTAACGGTAAATTGAAAGATAAAGTAAAAATTTCTAAAGATTTAACTAAAGATGAAATGGAAGCAGTAGCTTTAGATAATGATAAAATAAAAGAAGCTATTGAAGGTAAGACAATACGTAAAGTGATTGCCGTACCTCAAAAATTAGTTAACATCGTTGCAAATTAA